From Sphingopyxis sp. YR583, one genomic window encodes:
- the gloB gene encoding hydroxyacylglutathione hydrolase, translating to MAALDIVRIPVLSDNYVWLVHDPESGATMVVDPAVAEPVLAAAAERGWTITDIWNTHWHPDHTGGNAAIKEAAKAWGGCTITGPAAEFARIPTLDKQVQGGDKVKLGNHIADVWDVPAHTAGHIAYHFASDAAIFVGDTMFAMGCGRLFEGTAEQMFANMQKLGTLDDATRVYCAHEYTLSNARFAVTVEPDNAALAQRLAAVESARAAGEATVPTSIGEERATNPFLRASSAAELGRIRALKDAA from the coding sequence ATGGCTGCGCTGGACATCGTCCGTATTCCCGTTCTCAGCGACAATTATGTCTGGCTGGTCCACGATCCCGAAAGCGGCGCGACGATGGTCGTCGATCCTGCAGTCGCCGAGCCGGTGCTGGCGGCAGCGGCAGAACGCGGCTGGACGATCACCGATATCTGGAACACCCACTGGCACCCCGATCACACAGGCGGCAATGCGGCAATCAAGGAAGCAGCCAAAGCATGGGGCGGCTGCACGATCACCGGCCCCGCAGCAGAATTTGCGCGCATTCCGACACTCGATAAGCAGGTGCAGGGTGGCGACAAGGTAAAGCTCGGCAATCACATTGCCGACGTCTGGGACGTGCCCGCGCATACCGCCGGTCATATCGCCTATCATTTCGCGTCCGACGCTGCGATCTTCGTCGGCGATACGATGTTCGCGATGGGCTGCGGCCGATTGTTCGAGGGTACCGCCGAGCAGATGTTCGCGAACATGCAGAAGCTCGGCACGCTCGACGATGCGACGCGGGTTTATTGCGCTCACGAATATACGCTTTCGAACGCGCGCTTTGCAGTGACCGTCGAGCCCGACAATGCGGCACTGGCCCAACGGCTCGCCGCAGTCGAGTCGGCGCGCGCGGCGGGCGAAGCGACCGTACCGACGAGCATCGGCGAAGAGCGCGCGACCAACCCCTTTCTCCGTGCGTCGAGCGCGGCCGAACTCGGCCGTATCCGCGCGCTCAAGGATGCGGCATGA
- the sufB gene encoding Fe-S cluster assembly protein SufB: MTDNTELPVKDQAAHDAAAKVADYEHGWSSSIETDFAPKGLTEDTVRFISAKKNEPEWMLDWRLKAFRHWQTMETPDWAKLNVPPIDYQDAYYYAAPKAKPKLSSLDEVDPEILEVYKKLGIPIEEQKVLAGVEGARKVAVDAVFDSVSVATTFREELKRAGVIFLSISEAIREYPELVKKWLGKVVPMHDNYFATLNCAVFSDGTFVYVPEGVRCPMELSTYFRINAENTGQFERTLIIADKGAYVSYLEGCTAPMRDENQLHAAVVELVALDDAEIKYSTVQNWYPGNAEGLGGIYNFVTKRALCQGKRSKVSWTQVETGSAITWKYPSCVLNGDDSVGEFYSVAVTNNYQQADTGTKMIHNGKRTRSTIVSKGISAGKSNNTYRGIVRVAPNAEGVRNFTQCDSLLLGSTCGAHTLPYIEVRNPTATVEHEATTSKISDDQLFYAMQRGLGQEEAVALIVNGFAKEVLQQLPMEFAVEAQKLLGISLEGSVG; encoded by the coding sequence ATGACCGACAACACCGAACTCCCCGTCAAGGATCAGGCCGCGCACGACGCCGCCGCAAAGGTCGCCGATTATGAGCATGGCTGGTCGTCCAGCATCGAGACCGACTTCGCGCCCAAGGGACTGACCGAGGATACGGTCCGCTTCATCTCGGCGAAGAAGAACGAGCCCGAATGGATGCTCGACTGGCGGCTGAAGGCGTTCCGCCACTGGCAGACGATGGAGACGCCCGACTGGGCGAAGCTCAACGTCCCGCCGATCGATTATCAGGACGCGTACTATTACGCGGCGCCGAAGGCGAAGCCCAAGCTCTCGAGCCTCGACGAGGTCGACCCCGAAATCCTCGAAGTCTATAAAAAGCTCGGCATTCCGATCGAGGAGCAGAAGGTGCTCGCCGGCGTCGAGGGCGCGCGCAAGGTTGCAGTCGATGCGGTGTTCGACAGCGTCAGCGTCGCGACGACCTTTCGCGAGGAGTTGAAGCGTGCGGGCGTGATCTTCCTGTCGATTTCGGAAGCGATCCGCGAATATCCCGAGCTGGTGAAGAAGTGGCTCGGCAAGGTCGTGCCGATGCACGATAATTATTTCGCGACTTTGAATTGCGCGGTCTTCTCGGACGGCACCTTCGTTTACGTGCCCGAAGGCGTGCGCTGCCCGATGGAGCTCAGCACCTACTTCCGTATCAATGCCGAGAATACGGGGCAGTTTGAGCGGACTTTGATCATCGCTGACAAGGGCGCTTATGTGTCCTATCTCGAAGGCTGCACCGCGCCGATGCGCGACGAGAACCAACTGCACGCCGCGGTCGTCGAACTGGTCGCGCTCGACGATGCCGAGATCAAATATTCGACGGTGCAGAACTGGTATCCGGGCAATGCCGAGGGTCTCGGCGGCATCTATAATTTCGTGACCAAGCGCGCGCTCTGCCAGGGCAAGCGCAGCAAGGTGTCGTGGACGCAGGTCGAAACCGGCTCTGCGATTACGTGGAAATATCCGAGCTGCGTGCTGAACGGCGACGACAGCGTCGGAGAATTCTATTCGGTCGCGGTGACCAACAATTACCAGCAGGCCGACACCGGCACCAAGATGATCCACAATGGCAAGCGCACGCGCTCGACCATCGTCAGCAAGGGGATCAGCGCGGGCAAGTCGAACAACACCTATCGCGGGATCGTGCGGGTGGCGCCGAATGCCGAGGGCGTCCGCAACTTCACGCAGTGCGACAGCCTGCTTCTGGGCAGCACATGCGGCGCGCATACCTTGCCGTACATCGAGGTCCGCAACCCGACCGCGACCGTCGAGCATGAAGCGACGACGAGCAAGATCAGCGACGACCAGCTCTTCTACGCGATGCAGCGCGGGCTGGGGCAGGAAGAGGCGGTGGCGCTGATCGTCAACGGCTTCGCCAAGGAAGTGCTGCAGCAGCTGCCGATGGAGTTTGCGGTCGAGGCGCAGAAGTTGCTGGGGATCAGCCTTGAAGGGAGCGTGGGATGA
- the ggt gene encoding gamma-glutamyltransferase, producing the protein MLKRFLPLAALLSVTVSVPALAQGVTSSADPRATEAGREILHEGGTAADAAIAMVAVLTLVEPQSSGIGGGGFMVHHNAKDGSISTIDGREMAPASAKPDRFLGPDGKARGYMDVIPGGLSVGVPGNVRLMEMAHKKWGKLEWKALFQPAIKLAEEGFIVTPALNNWLVQFEPMWKEFPAPQAIYYVDGKPAPVGTRIKNPAYAKLLRDIAARGPDAFYTGANAKAISDAVAKAPRHPSQLTVKDIAAYKAKERPAVCTTYRVYKVCGMGPPSSGATTVFGILGMIEGWDMKAMGKDNPMSWHLLSEAMQLSYADRAAYLGDGDFVDVPVKGLLDKSYLAERRQLISPFGAAGKYEPGTPPGAKPRAAAPPVQEQGTTHFVTADKDGNLVSMTSTIESIFGSQLMANGYFLNNELTDFDLAPTEGGVPTANRVEAGKRPLSSMSPTVVYGPDGKVILAVGSAGGKRIIMHVTKVLVGVLDWGLDAKTAMELPNLFFGQQGVLIENNEAGKAIAAKMKPFGYSFTATSLGSKLNAVERTAEGWRGAADPRGPGSSSIDGAPAQN; encoded by the coding sequence ATGTTGAAAAGATTCCTCCCGCTCGCCGCCCTTCTTTCCGTAACCGTCTCCGTACCAGCGCTTGCGCAGGGAGTCACCTCGTCCGCCGATCCGCGCGCGACCGAGGCGGGGCGCGAGATTCTGCATGAAGGCGGGACGGCCGCCGACGCCGCGATCGCAATGGTCGCGGTGCTGACTCTCGTCGAACCGCAGTCGAGCGGGATCGGCGGTGGCGGCTTCATGGTCCACCATAATGCCAAGGATGGCAGCATCTCGACGATCGACGGCCGCGAAATGGCGCCCGCTTCGGCAAAACCCGACCGCTTTCTCGGCCCCGACGGCAAGGCGCGCGGCTATATGGATGTCATCCCCGGCGGGCTGTCGGTTGGCGTCCCGGGCAATGTGCGCCTGATGGAAATGGCGCACAAGAAATGGGGCAAGCTCGAATGGAAGGCGCTGTTCCAGCCCGCGATCAAGCTTGCCGAAGAAGGTTTCATCGTCACCCCCGCGCTCAACAACTGGCTCGTCCAGTTCGAACCGATGTGGAAGGAGTTTCCGGCGCCGCAGGCGATCTATTATGTCGACGGCAAGCCTGCCCCTGTGGGCACGCGCATCAAGAACCCCGCTTATGCGAAACTTCTCCGCGACATCGCGGCGCGCGGACCGGACGCGTTCTACACCGGCGCGAATGCCAAGGCGATCAGCGATGCCGTTGCCAAGGCGCCGCGCCACCCGAGCCAGCTGACCGTCAAGGATATCGCCGCCTATAAGGCGAAGGAGCGCCCCGCGGTCTGCACCACCTATCGCGTCTACAAAGTCTGCGGCATGGGCCCGCCCTCGTCGGGCGCGACCACCGTTTTCGGCATCCTCGGCATGATCGAGGGCTGGGACATGAAGGCGATGGGCAAGGACAATCCGATGAGCTGGCATCTGCTCTCGGAAGCGATGCAGCTCTCCTACGCCGATCGCGCCGCCTATCTCGGTGACGGCGATTTCGTCGATGTTCCGGTGAAGGGCCTGCTCGACAAGAGCTACCTCGCCGAGCGCCGCCAGCTCATTTCGCCCTTTGGCGCCGCGGGCAAATATGAGCCCGGCACCCCGCCGGGTGCCAAGCCGCGCGCCGCCGCGCCGCCGGTGCAGGAACAGGGAACGACGCATTTCGTTACGGCCGACAAGGATGGCAACCTCGTCTCGATGACCTCGACAATCGAAAGCATCTTCGGCAGCCAGCTGATGGCGAACGGCTATTTCCTCAACAACGAGCTTACCGATTTCGACCTCGCGCCGACCGAGGGCGGTGTCCCGACTGCGAACCGCGTCGAAGCGGGCAAGCGTCCGCTGTCCTCGATGTCGCCGACGGTCGTTTACGGTCCCGACGGCAAAGTCATACTCGCGGTCGGTTCGGCGGGCGGCAAGCGCATCATCATGCATGTGACGAAGGTGCTTGTCGGCGTGCTCGACTGGGGGCTCGACGCCAAAACGGCGATGGAGCTTCCGAACCTCTTCTTCGGCCAGCAAGGCGTGCTGATCGAGAATAACGAGGCGGGCAAGGCGATCGCCGCGAAGATGAAACCTTTCGGCTACAGCTTCACCGCGACGAGCCTCGGGTCGAAGCTCAACGCGGTCGAGCGTACCGCCGAGGGCTGGCGCGGCGCCGCCGATCCACGCGGTCCCGGCAGCTCGTCGATCGACGGCGCGCCAGCGCAGAATTGA
- a CDS encoding SUF system Fe-S cluster assembly regulator — translation MRLSNLADYAVVLMSAAARQCGSVPIHAGMLAEQTGIPGPTAQKLVSQLARAGLLVASRGSGGGVRLARPAAAINVADIIEAVEGPIALTACVSEGRHDCSLEGSCKVQPHWGVVNGAVRGALADISLASLAATPKPSFTRPAPALAGDEIRI, via the coding sequence ATGCGCCTGTCCAACCTTGCCGATTATGCCGTGGTGCTGATGAGCGCCGCCGCCCGCCAGTGCGGGTCGGTGCCGATTCACGCCGGCATGCTGGCCGAGCAGACGGGCATTCCGGGGCCGACCGCGCAGAAGCTGGTGAGTCAGCTCGCGCGCGCCGGCCTGCTGGTCGCATCGCGCGGCAGCGGCGGCGGCGTGCGGCTCGCCCGACCGGCTGCGGCAATCAATGTCGCCGATATCATCGAGGCGGTCGAAGGACCGATCGCCCTCACCGCTTGCGTGTCCGAAGGGCGCCATGATTGCTCGCTCGAAGGCAGCTGTAAGGTGCAGCCGCATTGGGGCGTCGTGAATGGTGCCGTGCGCGGCGCGCTGGCGGACATCAGCCTTGCGAGCCTTGCCGCCACACCCAAACCCTCCTTCACCCGGCCTGCCCCGGCATTGGCCGGCGACGAGATCAGAATATGA
- a CDS encoding DUF885 domain-containing protein → MSHLKIIARLSTGLALFAVAGCAPAAVQEAPATAAATPAPDAAPAGANLAQFFDNYDAAQLSLSPESKARRGIRDGDYGKWNDVSDETAVANHKLQQATAAAMRGSYDPAKLTADEALSFELFNTQAARADRLFPFRDHGYIFDQMNGAQSQMPAFLINIHRVADVAEAEAYIERIRGLGPILDALSAQSAERATKGIQPPKWVYAYLISDIGNLQKPDNAVVEDITAKVGKLNIDAAEKARLIASAKTAWAESAGPAYTRLSAEMKRQQASAPTQDGVWRLPDGKAYYEALLSNYTTTDMTASQIHDLGLAEVARIHGEMQAIMKKVGFKGTLQQFFAHLRTSPQYFYTTREAYLADVDAKVKAMEARLPAFFNTLPKAALQVKAVEAFREKSAGKAFYSSPSPDGSRPGIYYVNLFDLRDMSKTELEALAYHEGVPGHHLQRAVQTELTGLPAFRRFGGFTAYTEGWGLYTEELGKDMGFYTDPYSDFGRLGMELWRACRLVVDTGIHDKRWSREQAIKYLKDNTPNPDGDIEKAIERYIVYPGQATAYLIGKLKIMELRGRAQAALGDKFDFRTFHDVVLESGPVPLDVLERRVDVWIAAQKG, encoded by the coding sequence GTGTCGCACCTGAAGATTATCGCTCGCCTGTCCACCGGCCTCGCGCTGTTTGCCGTTGCCGGCTGCGCCCCGGCCGCGGTGCAGGAAGCCCCCGCCACCGCCGCTGCGACGCCCGCGCCCGATGCAGCGCCCGCCGGGGCCAACCTTGCCCAATTCTTCGACAATTATGACGCGGCGCAGCTATCGCTCTCGCCCGAATCCAAGGCGCGCCGCGGGATTCGCGATGGCGATTATGGCAAATGGAACGATGTTTCCGACGAGACCGCCGTGGCGAACCACAAGCTGCAGCAGGCAACAGCCGCCGCGATGCGCGGGAGCTATGACCCAGCGAAACTGACCGCCGACGAGGCGTTGTCGTTCGAGCTGTTCAATACGCAGGCCGCGCGTGCCGACCGCCTGTTCCCGTTCCGCGACCATGGCTATATCTTCGACCAGATGAACGGCGCGCAGAGCCAGATGCCGGCCTTCCTGATCAATATCCACCGCGTCGCCGATGTCGCCGAAGCCGAAGCCTATATCGAGCGCATCCGCGGGCTCGGCCCCATACTCGATGCGCTGTCGGCGCAGTCGGCCGAGCGCGCGACGAAGGGCATCCAGCCGCCGAAGTGGGTCTATGCCTATCTGATCTCCGACATCGGGAACCTGCAGAAGCCCGACAATGCCGTGGTCGAGGATATCACCGCCAAAGTTGGAAAACTGAATATCGATGCGGCGGAAAAGGCGCGGTTGATTGCGTCGGCCAAGACTGCCTGGGCCGAAAGCGCCGGGCCCGCTTATACCCGCCTGTCCGCCGAGATGAAACGTCAGCAAGCGAGCGCGCCGACCCAAGACGGCGTCTGGCGCCTGCCCGACGGCAAAGCCTATTATGAAGCGTTGCTGTCGAACTACACGACGACCGACATGACCGCGTCGCAGATTCACGACCTGGGCCTCGCCGAAGTCGCGCGCATCCATGGCGAAATGCAGGCGATCATGAAGAAGGTCGGCTTCAAGGGCACGCTCCAGCAATTCTTCGCGCACCTGCGCACGAGCCCGCAGTATTTTTACACGACGCGCGAGGCCTATCTGGCCGACGTCGATGCCAAGGTGAAGGCGATGGAAGCGCGCCTGCCCGCCTTCTTCAACACCTTGCCCAAGGCGGCACTGCAGGTGAAGGCGGTCGAGGCGTTCCGCGAGAAATCGGCGGGCAAGGCCTTTTATTCCTCGCCTTCGCCCGATGGATCGCGCCCCGGCATCTATTATGTGAACCTGTTCGATCTCCGGGACATGTCGAAGACCGAGCTCGAGGCGCTCGCATACCATGAAGGTGTCCCCGGACATCATCTGCAGCGCGCGGTGCAAACCGAACTCACCGGCCTGCCCGCCTTTCGCCGCTTCGGCGGGTTCACCGCCTATACCGAGGGTTGGGGCCTCTATACCGAGGAACTCGGCAAGGACATGGGATTCTACACCGATCCCTACAGCGATTTCGGACGGCTCGGCATGGAGCTCTGGCGCGCGTGCCGCCTCGTCGTCGACACCGGCATCCACGACAAACGCTGGTCCCGCGAGCAGGCGATCAAATATCTGAAGGACAATACGCCGAACCCCGACGGCGACATCGAAAAGGCGATCGAACGCTATATCGTCTATCCGGGGCAGGCGACCGCCTATCTGATCGGCAAGCTCAAGATCATGGAGCTGCGCGGCCGTGCGCAAGCGGCGCTCGGTGACAAGTTCGATTTCCGCACCTTCCACGACGTGGTGCTCGAATCGGGACCGGTGCCGCTCGACGTGCTCGAACGGCGCGTCGATGTGTGGATCGCGGCGCAGAAGGGTTAA
- a CDS encoding AraC family transcriptional regulator, whose protein sequence is MSDTSSSLGSVDGGAPFELHYFPPDPDLAEMVSSFYFARLNLPRFDEYERADRAQFRFVTNADGEYVFEDGHRATVCRANIIGPTSARVRAISNCPAQLFGFGMLPAGWAALMGDDADKLTDRAMDAADLFGPWIEEVATALEKAVTVEEKLVIGNNFAREVLTRNEQPPMWFIRTVDGWLTASPSPQVPELVEKTGMSIRSVERMTKHYYGLSPRMLARKYRAVRAASALARGEGLDSAQLGDAFYDQSHLIREIKRFAGATPGQLGKPTSYTEATTKGRKQLAGKVSPLVSET, encoded by the coding sequence ATGTCGGATACTTCTTCCTCGCTTGGGAGCGTGGACGGTGGCGCGCCGTTCGAACTACACTATTTTCCGCCCGATCCCGATCTGGCGGAGATGGTGTCGAGTTTCTATTTCGCGCGATTGAACCTGCCGCGCTTCGACGAATATGAACGCGCCGACCGCGCCCAGTTCCGTTTCGTGACCAACGCCGACGGCGAATATGTCTTTGAGGACGGCCACCGCGCGACCGTGTGCCGCGCCAATATCATCGGCCCGACCAGCGCGCGCGTGCGCGCGATCAGCAACTGCCCGGCCCAATTGTTCGGGTTCGGGATGCTCCCCGCGGGCTGGGCCGCGCTGATGGGCGACGATGCCGACAAGCTGACGGACCGCGCGATGGATGCCGCCGACCTGTTCGGCCCCTGGATCGAGGAGGTCGCGACCGCGCTCGAAAAGGCCGTGACCGTCGAAGAAAAGCTGGTGATCGGCAATAATTTCGCGCGCGAGGTGCTGACCCGCAATGAACAGCCGCCGATGTGGTTCATCCGCACCGTCGATGGATGGCTGACCGCATCGCCCTCGCCGCAGGTGCCCGAACTGGTCGAGAAGACAGGGATGTCGATCCGTTCGGTCGAGCGGATGACGAAGCATTATTACGGGCTGTCGCCGCGGATGCTGGCGCGCAAATATCGCGCGGTTCGCGCCGCCTCGGCGCTGGCGCGCGGCGAAGGGCTCGACTCCGCGCAGCTTGGCGACGCCTTTTACGACCAGTCGCACCTGATCCGCGAAATCAAGCGCTTCGCGGGCGCGACCCCCGGCCAGCTCGGCAAGCCGACGAGCTATACCGAGGCGACCACGAAAGGCCGCAAGCAGCTAGCGGGCAAGGTCAGCCCGCTCGTCTCCGAGACCTGA
- a CDS encoding AMP-dependent synthetase/ligase — translation MKLVNPHLDHFPSLVAMFFDRAGRGGEDPFLWRKADRAWHPLSWRQVANQVSALAHSLRDLGLKDGDRVVLVSENRPEWCIADLGIMAAGCITVPTYTTNTERDHQHILDNSGAKAVIVSTAKLARTLMPAVMRSEAHIVISMESLRVGQQGDVAVHDWEPLVSGGETHLDETKVRAATMTRDDTACLIYTSGTGGAPRGVMQHHGAILHNAAGAAEVLVNDFGIGDEEVFLSFLPLSHAYEHSGGQFLPIMVGAQIYYSEGLEKLVSNIEETRPTIMVVVPRLFEVIRARMIKSVEKQGKLANWMLRQALRVGEKDYERRMGVLDRPVDLILDKLFRPKIGKRFGGRMKALVSGGAPLNPEIGVFFHSIGLTLLQGYGQTEAGPVISCNRPSAGIKMDTVGPPLMNTEVRIADDGEILVRGELVMKGYWRNTAETERVLVDGWLHTGDIGHIDDKGRIVITDRKKDLIVNDKGDNVSPQRVEGMLTLQPEILQAMVYGDKRPHLVGILVPDPEWATEWAEAEGLPKDLKLLREHEKFRAAIRAAVDRVNGQLSVIEKVRKFDFADEAFTIENEQMTPSMKIRRHILRQVYEDRIAALYKA, via the coding sequence ATGAAGCTCGTAAATCCCCATCTCGACCATTTTCCGAGTCTGGTCGCGATGTTCTTCGACCGTGCGGGGCGCGGCGGCGAAGATCCCTTCCTGTGGCGCAAGGCCGACCGCGCCTGGCACCCGCTGAGCTGGCGGCAGGTCGCCAATCAGGTCTCGGCGCTCGCGCATAGTTTGCGCGATCTGGGGCTGAAGGACGGCGACCGCGTCGTGCTGGTCAGCGAGAACCGGCCCGAATGGTGCATCGCCGACCTTGGTATCATGGCCGCGGGCTGCATCACGGTGCCGACCTATACGACGAACACCGAACGCGACCATCAGCATATCCTCGACAACAGCGGCGCGAAGGCGGTGATCGTCTCGACCGCGAAGCTCGCACGCACGCTGATGCCCGCGGTGATGCGCTCCGAAGCGCATATCGTGATCAGCATGGAAAGCCTGCGTGTCGGCCAGCAAGGCGATGTGGCGGTCCACGACTGGGAACCGCTCGTCTCCGGCGGAGAGACCCATCTGGACGAGACCAAGGTGCGCGCCGCGACAATGACGCGCGACGATACCGCCTGCCTGATATACACCAGCGGTACCGGCGGCGCGCCGCGCGGGGTCATGCAACATCATGGTGCGATCCTGCACAATGCGGCGGGTGCGGCGGAGGTGCTCGTCAATGACTTCGGCATCGGCGACGAGGAGGTTTTCCTCTCCTTCCTGCCCCTCAGCCACGCCTATGAACATTCGGGCGGCCAGTTCCTGCCGATCATGGTCGGGGCGCAAATCTATTATAGCGAAGGCCTCGAAAAGCTCGTCTCGAACATCGAGGAGACGCGCCCGACGATCATGGTCGTGGTGCCGCGACTGTTCGAGGTGATCCGCGCGCGGATGATCAAGTCGGTCGAGAAACAGGGCAAGCTCGCCAACTGGATGCTGCGCCAGGCGCTGCGCGTCGGCGAAAAGGATTATGAGCGCCGAATGGGTGTGCTCGACCGGCCCGTCGACCTCATTCTCGACAAATTATTCCGACCCAAGATCGGCAAGCGTTTCGGCGGCCGGATGAAGGCGCTCGTGTCGGGCGGTGCGCCGCTCAACCCAGAAATCGGCGTCTTTTTCCACTCGATCGGGCTGACGCTGCTTCAGGGCTATGGTCAGACCGAAGCGGGGCCGGTGATCAGCTGCAACCGCCCGAGCGCGGGGATCAAGATGGACACGGTCGGCCCGCCGCTAATGAATACCGAGGTCCGCATCGCCGACGACGGGGAAATCCTTGTCCGCGGCGAGTTGGTGATGAAGGGCTATTGGCGCAACACGGCCGAGACCGAACGCGTTCTCGTGGACGGTTGGCTCCACACCGGCGACATCGGGCATATCGACGACAAGGGCCGCATCGTCATCACCGACCGCAAGAAGGATCTGATCGTCAACGACAAGGGCGACAATGTCTCGCCCCAGCGCGTCGAGGGCATGCTGACGCTCCAGCCCGAAATATTGCAGGCGATGGTCTATGGCGACAAGCGCCCGCACCTCGTTGGCATTCTCGTCCCCGATCCGGAATGGGCGACCGAATGGGCCGAAGCGGAAGGGCTGCCCAAGGATTTGAAGCTGCTGCGCGAGCATGAGAAATTCCGCGCCGCGATCCGTGCTGCGGTCGACCGCGTCAACGGCCAGCTTTCGGTAATCGAAAAGGTCCGCAAGTTCGACTTTGCCGACGAAGCCTTCACGATCGAGAATGAGCAGATGACGCCGTCGATGAAGATCCGGCGCCATATATTGAGGCAGGTTTACGAGGACAGGATCGCGGCGCTCTATAAGGCCTGA
- a CDS encoding VOC family protein, which yields MPGLLINIDVPDLAAGERFYTNALGLTAARRFDDDIVELTGCEVPIYLIAKAAGSAIGPGGGDFRRYHRHWTPVHPDFSVDDLDSATAQALAAGAVQEGETLALPYGRQAMFADPFGNGFCLIEFNARGYEALLT from the coding sequence GTGCCGGGCCTGTTGATCAACATCGACGTGCCCGACCTCGCCGCTGGTGAGCGCTTCTATACAAATGCCCTGGGACTGACCGCGGCCCGGCGGTTCGACGACGATATCGTCGAACTGACCGGGTGCGAGGTGCCCATCTATCTGATCGCCAAAGCCGCAGGATCGGCGATCGGCCCCGGCGGCGGCGATTTCCGTCGCTATCACCGGCACTGGACGCCGGTACATCCCGACTTTTCGGTCGACGACCTCGATAGCGCGACCGCACAGGCTCTGGCTGCGGGCGCAGTGCAGGAGGGCGAGACATTGGCCCTTCCCTATGGCAGACAGGCGATGTTCGCCGATCCCTTCGGCAACGGATTTTGCCTGATCGAGTTCAACGCACGGGGCTATGAGGCCCTGCTGACCTGA
- a CDS encoding quinone-dependent dihydroorotate dehydrogenase, protein MSIFASLTDSAYALVRPIVHATDGEAAHNLTLSALQPLPRARHALTSPVLATELAGLKFPNPVGLAPGFDKDARVAHVMPHFGFGFVEVGTLTPLPQDGNPRPRLFRLVEDRAVINRMGFNNGGQEKAADRIACLRRYGLPVPLGINIGANKDSADRIADYAKGTAAMAPLADYLTVNISSPNTPGLRALQDKGSLEALLDGVAAAQPAGAAKPVFLKVAPDLEPADIDDIVTVAFDKGLAAVIVSNTTIVRPTLASRHAEEAGGLSGAPLAELALQRVRDFYTASGGKLPLVAAGGIASPEQAWDRIRAGASLVQIYSAMVYEGPGLAARIAHGLEKLAVRDGFARVADAVGTAH, encoded by the coding sequence ATGTCGATCTTCGCCTCGCTAACCGATAGCGCCTATGCGCTCGTCCGCCCGATCGTCCACGCCACCGACGGCGAGGCCGCGCACAACCTGACACTCAGTGCGCTGCAGCCGCTGCCGCGCGCGCGCCATGCGCTCACCAGTCCGGTGCTTGCGACCGAACTGGCGGGCCTCAAATTTCCGAACCCGGTCGGCCTTGCGCCCGGCTTCGACAAGGATGCGCGCGTTGCGCATGTGATGCCGCATTTCGGTTTCGGCTTTGTCGAGGTCGGTACGCTGACCCCGCTGCCGCAGGACGGCAATCCGCGCCCGCGCCTGTTCCGCCTCGTCGAGGATCGGGCGGTGATCAATCGCATGGGCTTCAACAATGGCGGGCAGGAGAAGGCCGCCGACCGCATTGCGTGCCTGCGCCGTTATGGCCTGCCGGTGCCGCTCGGCATCAACATCGGCGCGAACAAGGACAGCGCCGACCGCATCGCCGATTATGCGAAGGGCACCGCCGCGATGGCGCCGCTCGCCGATTATCTGACGGTCAACATCAGCTCGCCTAACACGCCGGGCCTCCGCGCCTTGCAGGACAAGGGATCGCTCGAAGCCTTGCTCGACGGTGTAGCGGCCGCGCAGCCCGCGGGCGCGGCAAAGCCCGTGTTCCTGAAGGTCGCGCCCGACCTCGAACCTGCCGATATCGACGACATCGTCACGGTGGCGTTCGACAAGGGCCTCGCGGCAGTCATCGTCTCGAACACCACGATCGTGCGCCCCACGCTCGCGTCGCGCCATGCGGAGGAAGCGGGCGGCCTCTCGGGTGCCCCGCTTGCCGAACTGGCGTTGCAACGCGTCAGAGACTTCTACACGGCCAGCGGCGGCAAGCTCCCGCTCGTCGCTGCGGGCGGTATCGCGTCGCCCGAACAGGCGTGGGATCGCATCCGCGCGGGCGCCAGCCTCGTCCAGATCTATTCGGCGATGGTCTATGAAGGCCCCGGCCTCGCGGCCCGGATTGCGCATGGGCTTGAAAAGCTGGCGGTGCGTGACGGCTTCGCGCGCGTCGCCGACGCGGTGGGCACGGCGCACTGA